Genomic DNA from Bacteroidales bacterium:
TACAGCCATAGCATATGAACGTAAAGGTGCAGTAGGAAAATCACAACAAACAGATACCAGTGGAAATATTATATCGGAAATAAAAACATTCTCAAACTTTGATTATATAACAATACCATTGCTTTTCAGATACAATATTCAAAAGAAAGTTAATTTCTTTTTTGAAGCAGGTGGCTTTGCAGCATATTTGCTTCAACAAAAATTTGTGGTTGATGATCCTGTTTTGACTGTAAACACCGCTGATAATACTGATAATGATAAGCGCATGGATTATGGTTTTTCATTTGGTCTGGGTTTGTCAAAACCAATTAGTAATAGATTGGTTTTATCTGTTGAATTGCATGATAATCTGGGAATATATAACGTTAGTAAAGTACATGTATATAACGATGGGACCATAAAAACGAATAATACAAATATTTTAATTGGCTTATCATATAATTTTGGTAAACATGATTAGTAAAAATTTTAATGACTGTTCTATGAAAAAATATTTTCTTTTTTTTGTTGTGATACTTTTCATCTTTGGTTGCAAGCCACAG
This window encodes:
- a CDS encoding porin family protein, whose translation is MKKKYGILFFVFTIFSFSGFAQQSKTGIGFYGGFGLRNLRGNEIIKEKNTSAFGYCGGFSFQFNISEKYTVCTAIAYERKGAVGKSQQTDTSGNIISEIKTFSNFDYITIPLLFRYNIQKKVNFFFEAGGFAAYLLQQKFVVDDPVLTVNTADNTDNDKRMDYGFSFGLGLSKPISNRLVLSVELHDNLGIYNVSKVHVYNDGTIKTNNTNILIGLSYNFGKHD